One window of Bacillota bacterium genomic DNA carries:
- a CDS encoding cupin domain-containing protein, which produces MNTLQIIKVEELPVTTSPRGPKVRKVLSSEDVAIMNVVLEPGETLPAHVTPVDVFFYIRSGSGTVIIGDDEGEVFEGDIVVSPRGIPHGLKANKSETFSVLVVKTPNPEKPHFERAH; this is translated from the coding sequence ATGAACACGTTACAAATCATCAAAGTCGAGGAGCTTCCAGTCACAACATCACCGCGCGGGCCAAAGGTTCGCAAGGTGCTATCCTCTGAGGACGTAGCCATAATGAACGTGGTGCTGGAGCCAGGGGAGACCCTGCCAGCTCATGTGACGCCTGTGGATGTATTCTTCTATATCCGGTCCGGCTCCGGCACAGTCATTATCGGCGACGATGAGGGAGAGGTTTTTGAGGGGGATATCGTCGTAAGCCCCAGGGGCATTCCCCATGGCCTGAAGGCGAACAAGTCTGAGACCTTTAGTGTCCTCGTCGTGAAGACGCCAAACCCCGAAAAGCCCCATTTCGAGCGGGCCCATTGA